GTGCTTTCTGTCACCGCGGCACAGGATGGGTCGCTGTGGATCGGAACCGAAGGCGTGGGGATTTATCGCCTGCAGAATGGCCAATGGAGCCAGTTTGGCGAAGCACACGGACTGGCCAATGTGTTCGTCTGGTCGATCGCGGAGGATGCGCGGGGAACAATCTGGGCCGGCACGTGGGGCGGGGGAGTCTTTGTGAGCCAGGGAAATCAGTTTCGAACCGCCGCAGGATTGGAGGGCATGAACGTTCCCGCGCCCGCTCTGTTGCATGCGCGGAACGGCGTCACCTGGATCGGAACTCGCAACGGCCTCATGCGTTACCAGAACGGGGAGACTCGCCTGTTCGGACGAAACGAAGGTCTCGACGTGCCTGACGTGCGTGCCGTCGTGGAAGACGATCGCGGCGGCGTGTGGTTTGGAATGATGGGAGGCGGACTCGGTTATTTCCTGAACGGCCAATTGCGGACGTACCACCGCGCGGAGGGACTCACAAGCGAGTATGTGCATTGCTTGCGATGGGATCCTGATGGCGTCCTGTGGATTGGAACCTACGGAGGCGGCGTGAACCGCTTGAAAGACGGACGGATCAGCGCGATCAGCATGAGCGAGGGGCTGCCGAATAATGTGATCTGTCATATCGAAGAGGATCACGACAAGCATCTCTGGTTCAGTTCGCGCGGCGGCATTTTCCGAGTGGCAAAATCAGAGTTGAACCGTTGTGCCGACGGCGAGATCGCGCAGGTGCGCTGCCTAAGCTATGGAAAAGCCGACGGCATGCCGACCCTGGAATGCACGGGGGGGTTCCAGCCCGCCGGATGCAAGACCGCGGACGGGCGGCTCTGGTTTCCAACCACCAAGGGATTGGTAATGCTGGATCCCGCTGACGCGAAGGTGAATCAGCTGCCCCCGCCCGTCGTGATTGAAAGCGCCTGGATTGAAGGACGGCCGGTGACGCTGCCACGCGAGGAAGGCGTCCTGGAGGTTCCACCGGGCCAGCAACGTTTCGAGTTTCATTACACTGCACTGACATTCGTCGCGCCGGAAAAGGTGCGGTTCCGATACCGCCTGCGGGGACTTGAGACTGCGTGGACTGATGCGGAAACGAAGCGTGTTGCACCCTACACCTACATTCCGCCCGGCAGTTATACTTTCCAGGTGATCGCATGCAACAGCGACGGCGTGTGGAACGAGCAGGGCGCGCAACTTGCGATTGTCGTGCAGCCGCACGTCTGGCAGCGCTGGTGGTTCAAGCTGCTCGAAATGTTGCTTGCCGCGACGCTGCTTGTCGGCGTGGCGCTGGGCGTGTCGCGGCGTCGCATGCGGTTGAAGTTCGAGCGCATCGAACGCCAGCGCGCGATCGAACGGGAACGCGCGCGGATTGCGCAGGACATTCACGACAACCTTGGGGCCAGCCTCACTCGCATTTCGCTGCTCAGTCAATCGGCATATGGAGAGCTCGACAATCCACAGCATACGGGGACGCAGCTTGAACGGATTTATGGAACGGCGCGGGAGCTCACGCGCGCGATGGATGAGATCGTCTGGGCAGTCAATCCGCAGCACGACACGCTCGACAGTCTCGCCAATTACATCGGAAAGTTCGCGCAGGATTTCCTCGGGCCGCTTCAGATCCGCTGCCGCCTGGACGTGCCTGTCGACCTGCCACATTGGCCAGTGACCGCCGAGGTGCGGCA
This genomic stretch from Verrucomicrobiia bacterium harbors:
- a CDS encoding two-component regulator propeller domain-containing protein; amino-acid sequence: MNRSSNAVGDSCRIFLLRLAVVLLALISIPAFSATPLPNYFPRVLDSENGLPQNSVTAILQTRDGYLWIGTYNGLARFDGHSFTVFDGDRSNAPELRNSRVVSLFEDDDGTLWIGHETGELTRYRDGRFTAVEYRVPWENRKIIGIGSDSSGKLWLLNEQGLLAAITGETLAVPDAGTATKIAGFARNSRGEIWVAYAGRVFALKDSKLIPLAEGDEGPGGYATGICAALDDTLWIVSGDNIRKWNGEKLVADLGPAPWGQSSISAMLETRGGALAVGTLEAGLYLHFAGRGVIHFDRSNGFPHDWTRCLFEDREGTLWAGTGSRGIVALRAGNVRTVTPPDLWRERDVLSVTAAQDGSLWIGTEGVGIYRLQNGQWSQFGEAHGLANVFVWSIAEDARGTIWAGTWGGGVFVSQGNQFRTAAGLEGMNVPAPALLHARNGVTWIGTRNGLMRYQNGETRLFGRNEGLDVPDVRAVVEDDRGGVWFGMMGGGLGYFLNGQLRTYHRAEGLTSEYVHCLRWDPDGVLWIGTYGGGVNRLKDGRISAISMSEGLPNNVICHIEEDHDKHLWFSSRGGIFRVAKSELNRCADGEIAQVRCLSYGKADGMPTLECTGGFQPAGCKTADGRLWFPTTKGLVMLDPADAKVNQLPPPVVIESAWIEGRPVTLPREEGVLEVPPGQQRFEFHYTALTFVAPEKVRFRYRLRGLETAWTDAETKRVAPYTYIPPGSYTFQVIACNSDGVWNEQGAQLAIVVQPHVWQRWWFKLLEMLLAATLLVGVALGVSRRRMRLKFERIERQRAIERERARIAQDIHDNLGASLTRISLLSQSAYGELDNPQHTGTQLERIYGTARELTRAMDEIVWAVNPQHDTLDSLANYIGKFAQDFLGPLQIRCRLDVPVDLPHWPVTAEVRHNLFLAVKEALHNVVKHAGATEVIVILTTSAQKFTLAIRDNGRGFSQTVSRDKPGGNGRILSGNGLANIRSRLGKLGGSCEIDSVVGGGTTVRLTVPVAVPA